From the genome of Haloterrigena sp. KLK7, one region includes:
- a CDS encoding PAS domain S-box protein: MVDAGRTGSLPSGAVLYVDPDETARRRVSLALATGADDADDAAIEIETVTTAAALREALADESSAYACVVTEYRLADTDADALALYDSLRADGLATVPFVLYTDDGSEALASEAITAGFSGYVPKGRADSLERLRAQLRTVGGANRGCEHERDLERYRTLVETVGDSMYVLDADGRIEMANEAMADALETTRDDLVGRPMSDFVVDEDADRVRATLEGLRTVDDRAWETTDVTVEFGDGTTCDAEANVAPLVDADGAVTGSVGVVRDVSERAERERRIRRLHDGTRRLMAATETDEVARVVTEVAADALDLDLNAVHLYEPNVLTRSAVRSPGDGSADGPAVDGAEEPTGAAAADDADRGGLVPAAMSDRAVDLFDGSSPYIEPGGGIAWDAYEAGEAMVHGDVRRAPNVRNPDTPIRSEAHVPLGDHGIFIVSSLETNDFDPETLALARILAANAEAALDRAEREGELADRSRELERQNERLEAFASTVSHDLRNPLTLAMGHLELLGDLVDGTADDHRAEIEWAVERMDELIENVLTLARNGQRLTETEPVDLAAVVERADRTVDGDLEVVSDESLPTVDGDEARLCVLFENVFRNAVEHGSTSPDSQVQQDDLERTGATVTVTVEPTPEGFAIDDDGPGIAPDERDRVLEWGYSTAAEGTGFGLAIVAEVVEAHGWSIALEESDAGGLRLAVSIDGDRSH, encoded by the coding sequence ATGGTCGACGCCGGACGCACAGGTTCGCTGCCGTCGGGAGCCGTGCTGTACGTCGATCCCGACGAGACGGCTCGACGCCGCGTATCGCTCGCACTCGCGACCGGCGCGGACGATGCGGACGACGCCGCGATCGAAATCGAGACGGTGACGACCGCGGCCGCCCTCCGCGAGGCGCTCGCCGACGAGTCGAGCGCGTACGCCTGCGTCGTCACCGAATATCGCCTCGCGGACACGGACGCGGACGCGCTCGCGCTGTACGACTCCCTGCGGGCCGACGGACTCGCGACCGTGCCGTTCGTTCTCTACACGGACGACGGGAGCGAGGCGCTCGCCAGCGAGGCGATCACCGCCGGATTCTCGGGGTACGTTCCGAAGGGGCGTGCGGATTCGCTCGAGCGGCTGCGCGCCCAGCTTCGAACCGTGGGGGGAGCGAATCGAGGCTGCGAGCACGAGCGGGACCTCGAGCGGTATCGAACGCTCGTGGAAACGGTCGGGGACTCGATGTACGTCCTCGACGCGGACGGCCGCATCGAGATGGCCAACGAGGCCATGGCCGACGCCCTCGAGACGACGCGCGACGACCTCGTCGGCCGACCGATGAGCGACTTCGTCGTCGACGAAGACGCCGACCGCGTCCGGGCGACGCTCGAGGGCCTCCGAACGGTCGACGATCGGGCGTGGGAGACGACCGACGTAACCGTCGAGTTCGGCGACGGGACGACCTGCGACGCCGAAGCCAACGTCGCGCCACTGGTCGACGCCGACGGCGCGGTGACGGGAAGCGTCGGCGTGGTCCGCGACGTCTCGGAACGCGCGGAGCGCGAACGACGGATCCGACGGCTCCACGACGGGACGCGGCGGCTGATGGCGGCGACCGAGACCGACGAGGTAGCCCGCGTCGTGACGGAGGTCGCCGCCGACGCGCTCGATCTCGATCTCAACGCCGTCCACCTGTACGAACCGAACGTACTGACGCGATCGGCGGTCCGCTCCCCCGGCGACGGATCGGCCGACGGCCCGGCCGTAGACGGGGCGGAGGAGCCGACGGGCGCAGCGGCTGCGGACGACGCGGACCGGGGCGGACTCGTTCCCGCCGCGATGAGCGACCGCGCGGTCGACCTGTTCGACGGCTCCTCACCGTACATCGAACCCGGCGGCGGGATCGCCTGGGACGCCTACGAGGCCGGCGAAGCGATGGTTCACGGCGACGTCCGGCGGGCACCGAACGTTCGCAACCCCGACACGCCGATCCGCAGCGAGGCCCACGTTCCGCTCGGCGATCACGGTATCTTCATCGTGAGTTCGCTCGAGACCAACGACTTCGACCCGGAGACGCTGGCGCTGGCGCGGATCCTCGCGGCCAACGCCGAAGCCGCCCTCGATCGCGCCGAGCGCGAGGGCGAACTCGCCGACCGCAGCCGCGAACTCGAGCGCCAGAACGAACGGCTCGAGGCCTTCGCCAGCACGGTCTCACACGACCTCCGGAACCCGCTGACGCTCGCGATGGGCCACCTCGAGCTCCTCGGGGACCTGGTCGACGGAACGGCCGACGACCACCGCGCGGAGATCGAGTGGGCCGTCGAGCGGATGGACGAACTCATCGAGAACGTCCTGACCCTCGCCCGGAACGGACAGCGGTTGACCGAGACCGAACCGGTCGACCTCGCCGCCGTCGTCGAGCGCGCCGATCGAACGGTCGACGGCGACCTCGAGGTGGTGTCCGACGAGTCGCTGCCGACGGTCGACGGCGACGAGGCGCGGCTGTGCGTCCTCTTCGAGAACGTGTTTCGCAACGCTGTCGAACACGGTTCGACGAGCCCTGACTCGCAGGTTCAACAGGACGATCTCGAGCGCACCGGAGCGACCGTCACGGTCACGGTCGAGCCGACCCCCGAGGGGTTCGCGATCGACGACGACGGCCCCGGTATCGCCCCCGACGAACGCGATCGCGTCCTCGAGTGGGGGTACAGTACGGCCGCCGAGGGGACCGGCTTCGGACTGGCGATCGTCGCCGAGGTCGTCGAGGCCCACGGCTGGTCGATCGCGCTCGAGGAGAGCGACGCGGGCGGGTTGCGATTGGCCGTCTCGATCGACGGCGATAGGAGCCACTGA
- a CDS encoding DUF5815 family protein — protein sequence MAEPRVPGSGGDRHLELPCGNSIDPHEIDLGMREYSCPCGGTHAVVTDVHPPSRFFPESLVAVLRETIEPADEFEEFGTPHLLGVVMEEFPEKVRTYDASDDGAVGYAMLWVTDFDARRLHEIVVELVVELMEHAVSHADDDTAISEFETQMLEFDVEEFVDQYRRQREFESEHDRAL from the coding sequence ATGGCAGAGCCCCGCGTCCCGGGATCCGGCGGCGACCGGCACCTCGAGCTTCCCTGCGGTAACTCGATCGACCCCCACGAGATCGATCTGGGGATGCGCGAGTACTCCTGTCCCTGCGGCGGGACCCACGCCGTCGTCACCGACGTCCATCCGCCCTCGCGGTTCTTCCCCGAATCGCTCGTCGCCGTCCTCCGGGAGACGATCGAACCCGCCGACGAGTTCGAGGAGTTCGGCACGCCCCACCTGCTGGGCGTCGTCATGGAGGAGTTCCCCGAGAAGGTCCGCACCTACGACGCCAGCGACGACGGCGCCGTCGGCTACGCGATGCTGTGGGTGACCGACTTCGACGCCCGACGACTCCACGAGATCGTCGTCGAACTCGTGGTCGAACTGATGGAACACGCGGTCAGCCACGCCGACGACGACACCGCTATCTCCGAGTTCGAGACCCAGATGCTCGAGTTCGACGTCGAGGAGTTCGTCGACCAGTACCGGCGCCAGCGCGAGTTCGAGAGCGAACACGACCGCGCGCTCTGA
- a CDS encoding DUF6149 family protein has protein sequence MKLRQNAKHFAYRKALETPGIRSVAKSGLVRLHTKIFLGKADPAHAEKRKDRLDGLFDATMDSYLRALQEGFSEAEAREITHIQANFDFYNHGWTEMMEIPVDELEAHYERYGDFFERWDVTIDDPLGQFEPPAGLPEAPSTPEKLDEPEHPHAEGGFADDVYVESEDGDLVVGGQDEPDDVDVSKAVGVGDSDDD, from the coding sequence ATGAAACTCCGCCAGAACGCGAAACACTTCGCCTATCGGAAGGCCCTCGAGACCCCGGGAATCCGCTCGGTCGCCAAGTCGGGACTCGTCCGCCTGCACACCAAGATCTTCCTCGGCAAAGCGGATCCGGCCCACGCCGAGAAACGGAAGGACCGCCTCGACGGCCTCTTCGACGCGACGATGGACTCCTACCTGCGAGCGCTCCAGGAAGGGTTCTCCGAGGCCGAGGCCCGCGAGATCACCCACATCCAGGCCAACTTCGACTTCTACAACCACGGCTGGACCGAGATGATGGAGATTCCGGTCGACGAACTCGAGGCCCACTACGAGCGCTACGGCGACTTCTTCGAGCGGTGGGACGTCACGATCGACGATCCGCTCGGCCAGTTCGAACCCCCGGCGGGGCTACCCGAGGCGCCGTCGACGCCCGAGAAACTCGATGAACCCGAACACCCCCACGCGGAGGGCGGGTTCGCCGACGACGTCTACGTCGAGAGCGAAGACGGTGACCTCGTCGTGGGCGGTCAGGACGAGCCCGACGACGTCGACGTCTCGAAGGCGGTCGGCGTCGGCGATTCCGACGACGACTGA
- a CDS encoding class I SAM-dependent methyltransferase, protein MDVPRTVTAALEDRPVDGAVCLEAGAGAGNATAGLLANGATEVYAVTDDRTHAETALERVPVERDAADSDRGETRTGVGTGSTSEQRLAVLEADLRAIPLPDDAVEVITAHGLFNVVPPADLDAIVAELTRVAAPGCHLVVDDYEPLPDDAAVRDLFALENAAAELVDGEPMLSFYSSETLRRLFVGYGWERDRRRTLLDPVPWTASHLEAHAAAVRSRVDALPADSEVGPALLERADALVDTIGAESVGEMYSIALRRPE, encoded by the coding sequence ATGGACGTTCCACGCACCGTGACGGCCGCCCTCGAGGACCGCCCCGTCGACGGGGCGGTCTGTCTGGAGGCCGGGGCCGGCGCCGGCAACGCGACGGCCGGCCTGCTCGCGAACGGGGCGACCGAGGTCTACGCCGTGACCGACGACCGAACGCACGCGGAAACCGCGCTCGAGCGCGTCCCGGTGGAGCGCGACGCCGCCGATTCGGATCGAGGCGAGACGCGGACCGGGGTCGGGACCGGATCGACGAGCGAGCAGCGACTCGCCGTCCTCGAAGCCGACCTTCGGGCGATCCCCCTTCCCGACGACGCCGTCGAGGTCATCACCGCACACGGGCTGTTCAACGTGGTTCCGCCCGCGGATCTCGACGCCATCGTCGCCGAGCTGACCCGCGTCGCGGCGCCGGGCTGTCACCTCGTCGTCGACGACTACGAGCCGTTGCCCGACGACGCCGCGGTTCGGGACCTCTTCGCCCTCGAGAACGCGGCCGCGGAACTCGTCGACGGCGAGCCGATGCTGTCGTTCTATTCGTCGGAAACGCTTCGACGCCTGTTCGTCGGCTACGGATGGGAACGCGATCGACGGCGGACGCTGTTGGATCCAGTCCCGTGGACCGCGAGCCACCTCGAGGCCCACGCCGCCGCGGTCCGCTCGCGCGTCGACGCGCTCCCCGCGGACTCGGAGGTGGGCCCGGCGTTGCTCGAGCGGGCCGACGCCCTCGTGGACACGATCGGCGCGGAGTCGGTCGGCGAGATGTACAGCATCGCGCTGCGCCGACCGGAGTGA
- a CDS encoding polysaccharide deacetylase family protein — MNRRAYIAAGASVCLAGCLSSLPDDSSEENGTGNGNETENGTADPTAETERPPADGTDRPDAAGTADDFEDLESWSVVGGRLAADRNRSLLGSQSARLEVPAGRSSAGLTKTFSTPRDLTDVAPAVGVAADALVVPRLRLVDADGDSIVYRRGIAPDLGLLRHDFGVASIDSGFDASAVREVRLQVRATDGERLTVWFDDLHFTPRPETGKVLFQFDDGNVTDYTEALPILEEYGYPATTFVNTDTVGAGGRLTLDQLRELRDVGWHVGNHTADHASLPDRDAAGQEAAIRDGKRWLVDRGFETGAEYFAYPFGRYDATTVDLVDEHHSLGFGGGRPAHGYATTPGLLPRIGEPDVDEARRAVELTAERRGITTFLYHRLEDESRETFETVVETVREYESRGDLEVILPRDLEERFLF, encoded by the coding sequence ATGAACCGACGAGCGTACATCGCGGCGGGGGCATCGGTCTGCCTGGCGGGCTGTCTCAGTTCGCTTCCCGACGATTCGAGCGAGGAGAACGGGACCGGAAACGGAAACGAAACCGAGAACGGAACCGCCGATCCGACGGCCGAGACGGAGCGACCCCCGGCCGACGGGACCGACCGCCCGGACGCGGCCGGAACCGCCGACGACTTCGAAGACCTCGAGTCGTGGTCGGTCGTCGGCGGTCGACTCGCTGCGGATCGGAATCGATCCCTCCTCGGGAGCCAGAGCGCTCGCCTCGAGGTGCCCGCCGGTCGGAGCAGCGCCGGCCTCACGAAGACGTTCTCGACGCCGCGAGACCTCACCGACGTCGCCCCCGCCGTCGGCGTCGCCGCGGACGCCCTCGTCGTTCCGCGGCTCCGGCTGGTCGACGCCGACGGCGATTCGATCGTGTATCGCCGCGGGATCGCCCCCGATCTGGGCCTGTTACGCCACGACTTCGGCGTCGCTTCGATCGACTCGGGGTTCGACGCGTCGGCCGTTCGCGAGGTCCGCCTGCAGGTCCGGGCGACCGACGGAGAGCGGCTGACGGTCTGGTTCGACGATCTCCACTTCACGCCGCGGCCGGAAACCGGGAAGGTGCTGTTCCAGTTCGACGACGGGAACGTCACCGACTACACGGAGGCGCTCCCGATCCTCGAGGAGTACGGCTACCCCGCGACGACGTTCGTCAACACCGACACCGTCGGCGCCGGCGGCCGACTCACGCTCGACCAGCTTCGGGAGCTCCGCGACGTCGGTTGGCACGTCGGCAACCACACCGCCGACCACGCCTCCCTCCCGGACCGCGACGCCGCCGGACAGGAAGCGGCGATCCGCGACGGGAAACGGTGGCTCGTCGACCGCGGGTTCGAGACGGGCGCCGAGTACTTCGCCTACCCGTTCGGACGGTACGACGCGACGACGGTGGACCTCGTCGACGAGCACCACTCGCTGGGCTTCGGCGGCGGCCGGCCGGCCCACGGCTACGCCACGACTCCCGGACTGCTCCCGCGGATCGGCGAGCCCGACGTCGACGAGGCCCGCCGGGCCGTCGAACTGACCGCCGAGCGACGCGGAATCACGACGTTCCTCTATCACCGCCTCGAGGACGAGAGCCGCGAGACGTTCGAAACGGTCGTCGAGACGGTCCGCGAGTACGAGTCGCGGGGCGACCTCGAGGTGATCCTCCCGCGGGACCTCGAGGAGCGGTTCCTGTTCTAG
- a CDS encoding aldo/keto reductase, whose product METRDLGPTGHESTVATFGAIALNWLEQTGANQMVELVLDRGVNHFDVAPTYGDAELKLGPKLRQHREEIYLGCKTQERDYDGARRKLERSLDRLGVDHIDLYQVHGLEYEDELEEITGDDGALAAFRDAKAEGLIGDIGLTSHGNPQLILDAMDRIDDLATVMFPMNPVVAAKGDDDHDYEAVLERADEDGIGTLGIKAFAKGSWPSTDELPEADRPYSNWYEPVDTPDGIRERFDFAASQGLSTVITPGDPKLVAMVLDAARRYDGMAESEQRSLIEEARHDDSPVPEQLHH is encoded by the coding sequence ATGGAAACGCGTGATCTGGGTCCGACCGGCCACGAAAGCACCGTTGCGACCTTCGGCGCGATCGCACTCAACTGGCTCGAGCAGACGGGCGCGAACCAGATGGTCGAACTCGTCCTCGACCGCGGGGTCAACCACTTCGACGTCGCGCCGACCTACGGCGACGCGGAGCTCAAGCTCGGTCCCAAACTCCGCCAGCACCGCGAGGAGATCTACCTCGGCTGCAAGACCCAGGAGCGGGACTACGACGGCGCGCGCCGCAAACTCGAGCGCTCGCTCGACCGCCTCGGCGTCGATCACATCGACCTCTATCAGGTACACGGCCTCGAGTACGAGGACGAACTCGAGGAGATCACGGGCGACGACGGCGCGCTCGCGGCGTTTCGGGACGCCAAGGCGGAGGGGCTGATCGGCGACATCGGCCTCACGAGCCACGGAAACCCGCAGCTCATCCTCGACGCGATGGATCGGATCGACGACCTCGCGACGGTGATGTTCCCCATGAACCCGGTCGTCGCCGCGAAGGGCGACGACGACCACGATTACGAGGCCGTCCTCGAGCGCGCGGACGAGGACGGGATCGGTACGCTCGGGATCAAGGCCTTCGCGAAGGGATCGTGGCCCTCGACGGACGAGTTACCCGAAGCGGATCGGCCGTACTCCAACTGGTACGAGCCGGTAGACACGCCCGACGGGATCCGCGAGCGGTTCGACTTCGCCGCCTCGCAGGGGCTGTCGACCGTCATCACGCCCGGCGATCCGAAGCTCGTCGCGATGGTACTCGATGCGGCCAGACGCTACGACGGGATGGCCGAGAGCGAACAGCGCTCGCTCATCGAGGAAGCGCGACACGACGACAGTCCGGTCCCCGAACAGCTCCACCACTGA
- a CDS encoding ABC transporter substrate-binding protein, whose amino-acid sequence MTDSNRSRLRLGTTGSGGRLSNRRRFLKATAGVGAGVSLTGCLGQYQVLGGTDGEEPVKIGLLAPSPNSNRMGRSMKQAADLAVTHLNEEGGILGREVELVVGNTKESSLEARREYQRLILEENVDATTGVFSSEALLSIIDDIAEQQTLHLTSGAATSEVSRMVRDDYERYKYHFRIGPNNDIDLGRIQMDFLTEMYEELGWNSIALLAEDYDWTEKPWEVYQDRLADTDIDVVLEERYPAATNDFSSLYDRVEAADADATFITTAHTGNAALLDWQLPSKRSFGFGGVHVPMQLPAYYDMVGGLCRYAVSQTSSTAKTSITEKTQDFVTAYQDEFGGKNPIYTGYHTYDGVRAIAHAAEESNSLDSDDMVGALENASHPGYAATVEFYGRDSETPHDLVYNYGETVYFQWQENENGEGVQEAIWPPDKKTADYVTPPWLEA is encoded by the coding sequence ATGACCGATTCGAATCGATCACGACTGCGGTTAGGAACGACGGGGAGCGGAGGCAGACTCTCGAATAGACGGCGATTTCTCAAAGCGACTGCCGGCGTGGGGGCCGGCGTCTCTCTGACCGGCTGTCTCGGCCAGTATCAGGTGCTCGGTGGTACCGACGGCGAGGAGCCGGTCAAGATCGGACTGCTGGCGCCGAGTCCGAACAGCAACCGAATGGGACGGTCGATGAAACAGGCCGCGGACCTCGCGGTCACGCACCTCAACGAGGAGGGCGGAATCCTCGGTCGAGAGGTCGAACTGGTCGTCGGGAACACGAAGGAGAGTTCGCTCGAGGCAAGACGGGAGTACCAGCGGCTGATCCTCGAGGAGAACGTCGACGCGACGACCGGCGTCTTCTCGAGCGAGGCGCTGTTGAGCATCATCGACGACATCGCCGAACAGCAGACGCTGCATCTCACGAGCGGGGCGGCGACGAGCGAAGTGAGTCGGATGGTCCGCGACGACTACGAGCGGTACAAGTACCACTTCCGGATCGGCCCGAACAACGACATCGACCTCGGGCGGATCCAGATGGACTTCCTGACCGAGATGTACGAAGAGCTCGGCTGGAATTCGATCGCGCTGCTGGCCGAGGACTACGACTGGACCGAAAAACCGTGGGAGGTCTATCAGGACCGGCTCGCAGACACGGACATCGACGTCGTCCTCGAGGAGCGGTATCCGGCGGCGACCAACGACTTCTCGAGCCTCTACGATCGGGTCGAAGCGGCCGACGCTGACGCGACGTTCATCACGACCGCCCACACCGGCAACGCCGCGCTCCTGGACTGGCAGTTGCCGTCGAAACGGTCGTTCGGGTTCGGCGGCGTCCACGTCCCCATGCAGCTGCCGGCGTACTACGACATGGTCGGCGGGCTGTGCCGGTACGCCGTCTCGCAGACCAGTTCGACGGCGAAGACCTCGATCACCGAAAAGACGCAGGACTTCGTCACCGCTTATCAGGACGAGTTCGGCGGGAAGAACCCCATCTACACGGGCTACCACACGTACGACGGGGTCAGAGCCATCGCGCACGCCGCCGAGGAGTCGAACTCGCTCGACTCCGACGACATGGTCGGAGCGCTCGAGAACGCCTCCCACCCCGGTTACGCCGCGACGGTCGAGTTCTACGGCAGGGACTCCGAGACGCCCCACGACCTCGTCTACAACTACGGCGAGACGGTCTACTTCCAGTGGCAGGAAAACGAGAACGGCGAAGGCGTTCAGGAAGCCATCTGGCCGCCGGATAAGAAGACCGCGGACTACGTGACGCCGCCGTGGCTCGAGGCGTAA
- a CDS encoding MFS transporter encodes MALDNNDRSIAGFTMAGHALVHWFETSIPIFLVVWLDSFDAGVALFGQVVALGYALFGIGALPSGILSDRFETKRLILYCLAGMSGAFLVLSLATSIYAIAVGLVLWGVAASIYHPAGLALISTGVEERGTVFAWHGIAGNAGIALGPFVTATLLIVFEWQLVAAILAAPGVLAVLYGLSASFDPTAAVDDDVDAGPDEALSASDLLADTRTLFASAFAVVFAIVMFEGLYYRGMLTYLPEILHGLEAITGLVVPASLEGIEPADYIYVGLLIVGMAGQYAGGKLTDRVAPARGMVTIFAVLAVLAVAFVPVTGMGLVAIATLCGVFGFFLFAIQPFYQNAVAVYTPADSRGLSYGYTYLGEFGLGAASIAIGGFVLGELSLAAFFALTAGFALVGFLLSAALLAGLDRFVDLDRAVDTQADD; translated from the coding sequence ATGGCACTTGACAACAATGATCGGTCGATCGCCGGCTTCACCATGGCCGGCCACGCGCTCGTGCACTGGTTCGAGACGTCGATCCCGATCTTTCTGGTGGTCTGGCTCGATTCGTTCGACGCCGGCGTCGCCCTGTTCGGACAGGTCGTCGCGCTCGGCTACGCGCTCTTCGGGATCGGCGCGCTCCCGAGCGGTATCCTCTCGGATCGGTTCGAGACGAAGCGACTCATCCTGTACTGTCTCGCGGGAATGAGCGGGGCGTTTCTCGTCCTCTCGCTCGCGACGTCGATCTACGCCATCGCCGTCGGTCTCGTCCTGTGGGGCGTCGCCGCCAGCATCTACCACCCCGCCGGGCTGGCGCTCATCAGCACCGGCGTCGAGGAGCGCGGCACCGTCTTCGCGTGGCACGGGATCGCCGGCAACGCCGGTATCGCCCTGGGACCGTTCGTCACTGCGACGCTGCTCATCGTCTTCGAGTGGCAACTCGTCGCGGCGATCCTCGCCGCCCCCGGCGTTCTCGCGGTACTGTACGGCCTCAGCGCATCGTTCGATCCGACCGCAGCCGTCGACGACGACGTCGACGCCGGCCCGGACGAGGCGTTGTCGGCCTCGGACCTGCTCGCGGACACCCGAACGCTGTTCGCGAGCGCCTTCGCCGTCGTCTTCGCCATCGTGATGTTCGAGGGGCTGTACTACCGCGGGATGTTGACCTACCTGCCCGAGATCCTCCACGGCCTCGAGGCGATAACGGGGCTGGTCGTCCCCGCGAGCCTCGAGGGGATCGAGCCGGCCGATTACATCTACGTGGGGCTGCTGATCGTCGGGATGGCGGGCCAGTACGCCGGCGGGAAACTGACCGACCGCGTCGCGCCGGCCCGCGGGATGGTCACCATCTTCGCCGTCCTCGCAGTCCTGGCCGTCGCGTTCGTTCCCGTCACCGGCATGGGGCTGGTCGCCATCGCGACGCTCTGTGGCGTCTTCGGCTTCTTCCTGTTCGCGATCCAGCCGTTCTACCAGAACGCCGTCGCGGTCTACACGCCCGCGGACAGTCGCGGGCTCTCCTACGGCTACACCTACCTCGGCGAGTTCGGACTCGGCGCGGCGAGCATCGCCATCGGCGGCTTCGTCCTCGGCGAACTCTCGCTCGCGGCCTTCTTCGCGCTGACCGCTGGCTTCGCCCTCGTCGGATTCCTCCTCTCGGCGGCCCTGCTCGCCGGTCTCGACCGGTTCGTCGATCTCGATCGAGCGGTCGACACGCAGGCCGACGACTGA
- a CDS encoding FAD-dependent oxidoreductase, with protein MTHYVIIGDGISGSSAAETLREEDPEATITVITDEGEPLYNRILIKEHAKGKLPEAPISIHDEEWYDERDIDLSLNTHVTSVDTDERIVHTHDSGEIEYDKLLVATGGTPTQLPVENSDADGVHHFWTFQDARGIREHAEASDRGVIVGAGLLGIDFAAVCGAQGIEADYLMRGDRWWRYALSNEGAEIMHEGMREVGVEPVFDSGVDRFEVDDDGHVTAAVDPNGDRYDCDFAGVAIGLTFNTEFLRGAGLEQDNGIVVDEYMQTNVDDVYAAGDITRFYDVLLGDQAQNGSWGSAKEQGRVAAVNMAADDEDEEFEWVSSYSITHFDFPFLSFGHPTLGDEHAERKYSDTEWRRIAFKDGKIVGGVLIGDLSPQSKLKQLMREQREVADQAEVLLEQRVDLDELAPAQEQ; from the coding sequence ATGACCCATTACGTGATCATCGGTGACGGGATCTCGGGCAGTTCGGCTGCCGAGACCCTCCGGGAGGAGGATCCGGAGGCGACGATTACCGTCATCACCGATGAGGGGGAGCCACTGTATAACCGAATTCTCATCAAGGAACACGCGAAGGGCAAACTCCCCGAGGCCCCCATCTCGATTCACGACGAGGAGTGGTACGACGAGCGCGATATCGACCTCTCGCTGAACACCCACGTCACGAGCGTCGACACGGACGAACGGATCGTCCACACCCACGACAGCGGCGAGATCGAGTACGACAAGCTCCTGGTCGCGACCGGCGGGACGCCGACGCAGCTCCCGGTTGAGAACAGCGACGCCGACGGCGTCCACCACTTCTGGACGTTCCAGGACGCCCGCGGGATCCGCGAGCACGCCGAGGCGTCCGACCGGGGCGTCATCGTCGGCGCCGGCCTGTTGGGCATCGACTTCGCGGCCGTCTGCGGCGCGCAGGGCATCGAGGCCGACTACCTGATGCGCGGCGACCGCTGGTGGCGCTACGCCCTCTCGAACGAGGGCGCCGAGATCATGCACGAGGGCATGCGCGAGGTCGGCGTCGAACCGGTCTTCGACAGCGGCGTCGACCGCTTCGAGGTCGACGACGACGGCCACGTCACCGCCGCGGTCGATCCCAACGGCGACCGGTACGACTGCGACTTCGCCGGCGTCGCCATCGGTCTGACCTTCAACACGGAGTTCCTCCGCGGGGCCGGCCTCGAGCAGGACAACGGCATCGTCGTCGACGAGTACATGCAGACCAACGTCGACGACGTCTACGCGGCCGGCGACATCACGCGCTTCTACGACGTCCTGCTGGGCGATCAGGCCCAGAACGGCTCGTGGGGCTCGGCCAAGGAACAGGGTCGGGTCGCCGCGGTCAACATGGCCGCCGACGACGAGGACGAGGAGTTCGAGTGGGTCTCCTCGTACTCGATCACGCACTTCGACTTCCCGTTCCTCTCCTTTGGCCACCCGACGCTGGGCGACGAACACGCCGAGCGCAAGTACAGCGACACCGAGTGGCGCCGCATCGCCTTCAAGGACGGCAAGATCGTCGGCGGCGTCCTCATCGGCGACCTCTCGCCCCAGAGCAAGCTCAAGCAGCTGATGCGCGAACAGCGCGAGGTCGCCGATCAGGCCGAGGTCCTCCTCGAGCAACGGGTCGATCTCGACGAACTCGCGCCGGCACAGGAACAGTAG